In a single window of the Nicotiana tomentosiformis chromosome 8, ASM39032v3, whole genome shotgun sequence genome:
- the LOC104099952 gene encoding butanoate--CoA ligase AAE1-like, which translates to MQMEGTVKCSANCVPLSPISFLERSAIVYRDRLSIVHGNVKFTWRETRHRCLRLASALNLLGISRRDVVAALAPNVPAMYELHFGVPMAGAVLCALNTRHDSAMVSVLLKHSEAKIIFVDYQLLDVAKGALNILSKASAKLPHLILISDTESQLSSNNNNRSLAPKNLEYESFLATGEPNFEIVWPNDEWDAIALNYTSGTTSSPKGVIYSHRGAYLNSLAAVLLAEMASMPVYLWTLPMFHCNGWCLTWALAAQGGTNICLRNVTAEGIFDSIVQHQVNHMAGAPTVLNMIINAPQSVQRPLPRTINVMTGGAPPPPQVLLKMKELNFNVIHGYGLTETYGPATVCAWKPEWNFLSPDEQAKIQARQGVNHLGMEEVDVKDPESMKSVPSDAKTMGEVMIRGNTVMNGYLKDVKATEDAFRGGWFRSGDLAVKHPDGYIELKDRSKDIIISGGENISTIEVESVIFSHPDVLEAAVVGRPDDHWGETPCAFVKLKDGCNASANEIIKHCRDRLPHYMAPKTVIFEDLPKTSTGKTQKFVLRQRAKAMGSVSKASKL; encoded by the exons ATGCAAATGGAGGGCACTGTTAAATGCTCAGCAAACTGCGTGCCGTTGAGTCCCATAAGCTTCTTGGAAAGATCAGCTATTGTGTATAGGGATAGGCTCTCTATTGTTCATGGAAATGTAAAGTTTACTTGGAGAGAGACTCGTCATAGGTGTCTCCGACTTGCTTCTGCTCTCAACCTCCTCGGCATTTCTCGTCGCGATGTC GTTGCTGCCTTGGCTCCGAATGTTCCTGCAATGTATGAGCTACACTTTGGAGTACCAATGGCGGGGGCAGTTCTTTGTGCACTTAATACGCGTCATGATTCAGCAATGGTCTCTGTGTTACTTAAACATTCAGAGGCCAAAATAATATTTGTAGATTACCAGTTGCTGGATGTTGCTAAGGGTGCATTAAATATTCTGTCAAAGGCAAGTGCCAAGTTGCCACATCTAATCTTGATCTCTGATACTGAGAGTCAGTTATccagtaataacaataatagGAGCTTGGCTCCCAAAAATCTGGAGTATGAGTCCTTTTTAGCTACTGGAGAACCTAATTTTGAGATAGTATGGCCAAATGATGAATGGGATGCTATTGCTCTCAATTATACCTCGGGGACAACATCGAGTCCAAAAGGGGTCATCTATAGTCACAGAGGGGCATATCTTAATTCTCTGGCTGCAGTTCTTCTTGCTGAAATGGCTTCAATGCCTGTCTATTTGTGGACTCTTCCCATGTTTCATTGCAATGGATGGTGTCTTACTTGGGCTTTGGCAGCACAGGGTGGCACAAACATTTGCCTTAGAAATGTCACTGCAGAAGGGATTTTCGACAGCATAGTTCAGCACCAAGTGAATCACATGGCTGGCGCACCTACGGTTTTGAACATGATAATAAATGCACCACAAAGTGTTCAAAGACCACTTCCAAGGACAATAAACGTGATGACAGGCGGTGCACCACCTCCTCCTCAAGTGCTACTCAAGATGAAGGAGCTCAATTTCAATGTTATTCACGGATATGGTCTAACGGAAACCTATGGTCCAGCAACTGTTTGCGCTTGGAAACCTGAATGGAACTTTCTATCACCTGATGAGCAGGCTAAGATCCAGGCTCGTCAAGGAGTGAACCATCTTGGAATGGAGGAAGTAGACGTGAAGGATCCCGAATCAATGAAGAGTGTACCCTCAGATGCAAAAACAATGGGTGAGGTGATGATTCGAGGAAACACTGTAATGAACGGTTACTTAAAGGATGTCAAAGCCACAGAAGATGCTTTTAGAGGGGGCTGGTTTCGAAGTGGGGACTTAGCAGTGAAGCACCCTGATGGTTACATAGAATTAAAGGATCGTTCAAAGGACATCATAATCTCTGGTGGAGAAAACATTAGTACAATCGAAGTGGAGTCTGTAATATTTAGCCATCCAGATGTTCTTGAAGCTGCTGTAGTGGGAAGACCAGATGATCACTGGGGTGAGACACCTTGCGCATTTGTTAAACTGAAGGATGGATGCAATGCCAGTGCTAATGAGATTATCAAGCATTGTCGTGATCGTCTACCACATTACATGGCTCCTAAGACAGTAATTTTCGAGGATTTGCCAAAAACTTCAACAGGAAAGACTCAAAAATTTGTCCTGAGACAGAGAGCCAAAGCTATGGGAAGTGTTTCGAAAGCTAGCAAACTATAA